From one Magnetofaba australis IT-1 genomic stretch:
- a CDS encoding DUF484 family protein, with amino-acid sequence MNDLAPIPMENADRIDEEVVRNWLLANPGFFRNNSDLLPEAIHASGKVLNLEAGHLNQLRRENARIREDVEQMLERIRRNEAIHHTFHALQKRLIQSLDENCPGRLLQRAVEGLESSFGLRRVSVTLSDRSDGLAPGGDLSAFVAEGEGFACRLNTLPHEQLMTTFSRGVEPVVRVGQEALDREAFFGQCAREVRSDVIIPLYADPLAAIECAPGAPLAEPIGSLNLGGSEPNRFLPSYSTDLVRDMADIFCLLLLRAMESKQSEANQA; translated from the coding sequence ATGAATGACCTTGCTCCGATACCTATGGAAAACGCCGACCGCATCGACGAAGAGGTGGTGCGCAACTGGTTGCTGGCCAACCCGGGATTCTTTCGCAACAACTCGGATCTGCTGCCGGAAGCGATTCACGCTTCGGGCAAGGTGCTGAATCTGGAGGCGGGGCATCTGAACCAGTTGCGCCGCGAAAACGCGCGCATCCGTGAAGATGTGGAGCAGATGCTCGAACGCATTCGCCGCAATGAAGCGATTCACCACACTTTCCACGCTCTGCAGAAGCGTTTGATCCAGAGCTTGGATGAGAACTGCCCCGGGCGTTTGTTGCAACGGGCGGTGGAGGGGCTGGAGAGCTCTTTCGGTCTGCGCCGGGTGAGCGTGACGCTATCGGATCGCAGCGACGGCCTGGCCCCGGGCGGGGATTTGAGCGCCTTTGTCGCCGAGGGCGAAGGGTTTGCCTGTCGCCTCAATACGCTGCCCCATGAGCAGTTGATGACCACCTTCAGTCGTGGCGTGGAGCCGGTGGTGCGAGTGGGACAGGAGGCGTTGGACCGGGAGGCGTTCTTCGGTCAGTGCGCCCGGGAAGTGCGCTCGGACGTGATTATTCCGCTCTACGCCGACCCTCTCGCCGCCATTGAGTGCGCCCCGGGCGCGCCGTTGGCCGAGCCCATCGGCAGCCTCAATCTGGGCGGCTCCGAGCCCAATCGCTTCCTGCCCAGCTACTCCACGGATCTGGTGCGCGATATGGCCGATATCTTCTGTCTGCTGCTGTTGCGCGCCATGGAATCGAAACAGAGCGAGGCGAACCAAGCGTGA